A portion of the Polaribacter cellanae genome contains these proteins:
- a CDS encoding chorismate-binding protein translates to MNLIFNKIYHFYTAKKPFVAYRKPNSKEISGFFMQEDALHYSKNYSESGFVFAPFNSEEKAILFPVEKAEFLQEKIDFKIGNSLKKTFISDNSSKEKHLKIVEKAINFIKMGTIQKVVISRQELVSLQNFDLVAVYKKLLLTYENAFVYVWFHPKVGLWLGATPETLLEVEEKVFKTMSLAGTQVANSKENIVWKSKELEEQQLVTDFIEQQLEKIANTLKINKTETIKAGSLLHLKTKVSGRLNKKSTLKELISALHPTPAVCGLPRKIAKQFILEKENYKRSFYTGFLGEINFNSSQKGKKETHLFVNLRCMKIDKNTACIYVGGGITKGSIATKEWEETVSKAKTMKRVL, encoded by the coding sequence TTGAATCTTATTTTTAATAAAATATACCATTTTTATACTGCTAAAAAGCCATTTGTAGCCTACAGAAAACCAAATTCTAAAGAAATTTCTGGTTTTTTTATGCAAGAAGATGCATTACATTATTCTAAAAATTATAGCGAAAGTGGTTTTGTATTTGCGCCTTTTAATTCTGAAGAAAAAGCCATTCTATTTCCTGTAGAAAAAGCCGAGTTTTTACAAGAAAAAATCGATTTTAAAATTGGTAATTCGTTAAAAAAAACTTTTATTTCTGATAATTCTTCCAAAGAAAAGCATCTTAAAATTGTTGAAAAAGCTATTAATTTCATAAAAATGGGAACCATACAAAAAGTAGTTATTTCGAGACAAGAATTGGTTTCTTTGCAAAATTTCGATTTGGTTGCAGTTTATAAAAAGCTTTTATTAACTTACGAAAATGCTTTTGTGTACGTTTGGTTTCATCCAAAAGTGGGGCTATGGTTAGGAGCAACTCCAGAAACATTGTTAGAAGTTGAAGAGAAGGTTTTTAAAACCATGTCTTTGGCAGGAACGCAAGTTGCAAATTCTAAAGAAAATATTGTTTGGAAATCGAAAGAATTGGAAGAACAACAATTAGTAACCGATTTTATTGAACAGCAATTAGAAAAAATTGCAAATACACTAAAAATAAACAAAACAGAAACCATAAAAGCAGGAAGTTTACTGCATTTAAAAACAAAGGTTTCTGGACGTTTAAATAAAAAATCAACATTAAAAGAACTGATTTCTGCGCTACACCCAACACCTGCAGTTTGTGGTTTGCCAAGAAAAATTGCGAAACAATTTATTTTAGAAAAAGAAAACTATAAAAGAAGTTTTTATACAGGTTTTTTAGGAGAAATAAATTTTAACTCTTCCCAAAAAGGAAAAAAAGAAACTCATTTATTTGTAAATTTACGCTGTATGAAAATCGATAAGAATACTGCTTGTATTTACGTTGGTGGTGGCATTACAAAAGGCAGTATTGCAACAAAAGAGTGGGAAGAAACTGTTTCTAAGGCTAAGACTATGAAACGTGTTTTGTAA
- a CDS encoding PUR family DNA/RNA-binding protein, producing the protein MAERVEQEEIFSQVLRAGRRTYFFDVRATKANDYYLTITESKKFTHDDGTFHYQKHKIYLYKEDFSDFHEMLKKATDYIVTEKGDEVISERHQKDFKKEEPKENQVKAPESFTDVSFDDI; encoded by the coding sequence ATGGCAGAGAGAGTTGAACAAGAAGAAATTTTTTCACAGGTATTAAGAGCAGGAAGAAGAACGTATTTTTTTGATGTTAGAGCCACAAAAGCAAACGACTATTACTTAACGATTACTGAAAGTAAAAAATTTACGCACGATGATGGAACTTTCCATTACCAAAAACACAAAATTTATTTATATAAAGAAGATTTTTCTGATTTTCATGAAATGCTAAAAAAAGCAACAGATTATATCGTTACCGAAAAAGGAGACGAAGTAATTAGTGAACGTCACCAAAAAGATTTCAAAAAAGAAGAACCAAAAGAAAACCAAGTAAAAGCTCCAGAAAGCTTTACAGATGTTTCTTTCGACGATATATAG
- a CDS encoding ABC transporter ATP-binding protein, with the protein MKALQYINKYFIKYKWRLLIGILITILSKILALKVPQIVGDSLNIVEDYQTAKNNNLSSEELAVLLKEVEHQLLINILIIVGVAVLAGFFTFLMRQTIIVTSRLVEFDLKNEIYQQYQKLSLNFYKKNRTGDLMNRISEDVSKVRMYVGPAVMYSMNMIVLIAVGFTQMISIDVKLTMYTLIPFPLLSISIFILSKVIHKRSTIVQQYLSKLTTFNQEFFSGIGVVKSYGIERLIIADFDTIANESKEKNIHLHKANALFFPLMILLIGLSNLIVIYVGGKEYINGNIQIGTIIEFLLYVNILTWPVAVIGWVTSMIQQAEASQARINEFLEEVPEIQNNNTLPTKLQGEVTFKNVTFTYDDTDITALKNINFTIKKGETVAILGKTGAGKSTIIELIARLYDTKEGEILLDGQNILNANLNDVRRQIGFVPQDPFLFSETIENNIKFGKEDASETEIIKASKDAVVHENIIDFPRGYKTILGERGVTLSGGQKQRVSIARAIIKNPKILIFDDCLSAVDTETEERILENLKKVSENKTTFIISHRVSSAKNADKILVLDSGKITQQGTHNQLITQEGYYKDLYEQQLLEKEN; encoded by the coding sequence TTGAAGGCTTTACAATACATTAATAAGTATTTTATTAAATATAAATGGCGATTATTAATAGGAATATTAATTACCATTCTTTCTAAAATTTTGGCTTTAAAGGTGCCTCAAATTGTAGGAGATTCTTTAAATATTGTAGAAGATTATCAAACCGCGAAAAACAATAATTTATCCTCAGAAGAATTAGCAGTTTTATTAAAAGAGGTTGAGCATCAACTTCTAATAAATATTTTAATAATTGTTGGTGTTGCTGTTCTAGCAGGTTTTTTTACTTTTTTAATGCGACAAACCATTATCGTAACTTCTCGTTTGGTGGAATTCGATTTAAAGAATGAAATTTATCAACAGTATCAAAAGTTATCGCTTAATTTTTACAAAAAAAACAGAACTGGAGATTTAATGAACCGAATTTCCGAGGATGTTTCCAAGGTTAGAATGTATGTTGGACCAGCTGTAATGTACAGTATGAATATGATTGTGTTAATTGCAGTGGGTTTTACACAAATGATTAGTATTGATGTAAAATTAACGATGTACACTTTAATTCCTTTTCCTCTTTTATCTATTTCTATATTTATTTTAAGTAAAGTAATTCATAAAAGGAGTACTATTGTTCAGCAATATTTATCGAAATTAACCACTTTTAATCAAGAGTTTTTCTCTGGAATTGGCGTGGTAAAATCGTACGGAATTGAGCGTTTAATCATCGCAGATTTTGATACAATTGCAAACGAAAGCAAAGAAAAAAATATACATCTTCATAAGGCAAACGCGCTTTTTTTTCCATTAATGATACTTTTAATAGGACTAAGCAACCTAATTGTAATTTATGTTGGTGGAAAAGAATATATAAATGGTAATATACAGATTGGAACCATTATCGAATTTCTATTATATGTAAATATTTTAACTTGGCCAGTAGCTGTTATAGGTTGGGTAACTTCTATGATACAGCAAGCTGAAGCTTCGCAAGCGAGAATAAATGAATTTTTGGAGGAAGTTCCAGAAATACAAAATAACAATACTTTGCCCACTAAATTGCAAGGAGAAGTTACTTTTAAAAATGTAACTTTTACGTACGATGATACTGATATTACTGCTTTAAAAAACATCAACTTTACTATAAAAAAAGGTGAAACTGTTGCTATTTTAGGAAAAACAGGTGCTGGAAAATCTACGATTATCGAATTAATTGCACGTTTATATGATACTAAAGAAGGAGAAATTCTTTTGGATGGACAAAACATACTAAATGCAAATTTAAATGATGTTAGAAGGCAGATTGGTTTTGTGCCACAAGATCCTTTTCTTTTTTCTGAAACCATCGAAAACAATATTAAATTTGGAAAAGAAGATGCATCTGAAACAGAAATAATTAAAGCTTCGAAAGATGCAGTTGTGCACGAAAATATTATCGATTTTCCACGTGGTTACAAAACCATTTTAGGCGAAAGAGGTGTTACTTTGTCTGGCGGACAAAAACAACGTGTTTCTATAGCCAGAGCAATTATAAAGAATCCTAAAATATTAATTTTTGATGATTGCTTATCTGCAGTTGACACAGAAACAGAAGAACGAATTTTAGAAAACTTAAAGAAAGTTTCTGAAAATAAAACTACTTTTATTATTAGTCATCGTGTTTCATCTGCAAAAAATGCGGATAAAATTTTGGTATTAGATAGTGGAAAAATTACACAACAAGGAACTCACAATCAATTAATAACGCAAGAAGGCTACTACAAAGATCTGTACGAACAGCAACTTTTAGAAAAAGAAAATTAA
- the nusB gene encoding transcription antitermination factor NusB, which translates to MINRRHIRVKVMQSVYAMLQSKNDDVLKEEKFLKHSILKMFDLYVLNLRLLVEVQKLSAKKIALSKKKILATSADLKPNTKFLENRLINKIAESISIEGYLAVNKLNNWEVDDEYVKIIFEALQKSDLYKKYLNTIEDSYKVDKSFVIDFFKEIIAPNEKLADYFEDTMISWVDDIPFVNTWVVKSLSKQKENTTFTLGSLYKDNDDEVFVSNLFRKTVLKQKEYEQIIEEKTPNWESDRIAEIDMILIKMAITEFINFPSIPTRVTINEYIEVSKDYSTTKSSYFINGVLDKISRELIQTKKIVKIGRGLL; encoded by the coding sequence ATGATTAACAGAAGACATATTCGAGTAAAAGTAATGCAATCTGTATATGCGATGCTTCAATCTAAAAATGATGATGTTTTAAAAGAAGAAAAATTTTTGAAACATAGTATTTTAAAAATGTTCGATTTGTACGTCTTAAACCTGCGCTTGTTGGTAGAAGTACAAAAATTATCCGCAAAAAAAATAGCACTTTCTAAAAAGAAAATTTTAGCAACTTCTGCAGATTTAAAACCAAATACCAAGTTTTTAGAAAACCGATTAATCAATAAAATTGCAGAAAGCATTAGTATTGAAGGATATTTAGCTGTAAACAAATTAAACAATTGGGAGGTTGATGATGAGTATGTGAAAATTATTTTTGAAGCATTACAAAAAAGCGATTTATATAAAAAATATTTAAATACGATTGAAGATTCTTACAAAGTGGATAAGTCTTTTGTAATCGATTTCTTTAAAGAAATTATTGCACCAAATGAGAAATTGGCAGATTATTTCGAAGATACTATGATTTCTTGGGTAGATGATATTCCGTTTGTAAATACTTGGGTTGTAAAATCTTTAAGCAAACAAAAAGAAAATACGACTTTTACGTTAGGTTCTCTATATAAAGATAATGATGATGAGGTGTTCGTGTCTAATTTATTCCGTAAAACGGTTTTAAAACAAAAAGAATACGAGCAAATTATCGAGGAAAAAACACCAAATTGGGAATCGGATAGAATCGCAGAAATAGATATGATTTTAATAAAAATGGCAATTACCGAGTTTATTAATTTTCCATCCATACCAACAAGAGTAACTATTAACGAATATATAGAGGTTTCTAAAGATTACTCCACAACAAAAAGTAGTTATTTTATAAATGGAGTTTTAGATAAAATTTCAAGAGAATTAATCCAAACCAAAAAAATTGTTAAAATAGGAAGAGGGTTACTTTAA
- a CDS encoding DUF1573 domain-containing protein: protein MKNIKFLFAFIVASIALVSCGNENAASKINKNNVEKAKYRDAEIKKGTASISFEEKEYDFGTVNEGDIVEKVFKLTNSGKTDLVITNAQSTCGCTVPVWPKAPIKPGETGEIKVKFNTAGKPNRQQKDITLTTNTESGREVLRIKGSVIPKGK, encoded by the coding sequence ATGAAAAACATAAAATTTTTATTCGCATTTATAGTTGCTTCTATAGCATTGGTTTCTTGTGGAAACGAAAATGCAGCTTCAAAAATTAATAAGAACAACGTAGAAAAGGCAAAGTACAGAGACGCAGAAATTAAAAAAGGAACAGCCTCTATTTCTTTTGAAGAAAAAGAATACGATTTTGGTACTGTAAACGAAGGAGATATTGTAGAAAAAGTATTTAAATTAACGAATTCTGGTAAAACAGATTTAGTAATTACAAATGCACAATCTACTTGTGGTTGTACAGTTCCTGTTTGGCCAAAAGCCCCTATTAAACCAGGAGAAACAGGAGAAATTAAAGTGAAGTTTAACACAGCAGGTAAGCCAAATAGACAACAAAAAGACATTACTTTAACTACTAATACAGAGTCTGGTAGAGAAGTTCTTAGAATAAAAGGTTCTGTAATTCCAAAAGGAAAATAA
- the yajC gene encoding preprotein translocase subunit YajC, translating into MFQTIFLQAESGGLMSMLPFAAMILVLYFFMIRPQMNRQKKEKAFQAEIKTGSKVITSSGIHGKITEVNNTDNTVTIETGAGRIKFERSAISMELSKKYSASPAKK; encoded by the coding sequence ATGTTTCAAACAATTTTTTTACAAGCAGAATCTGGAGGTTTAATGAGTATGTTACCTTTTGCAGCGATGATTTTAGTCTTATACTTTTTTATGATAAGACCACAAATGAATCGTCAGAAAAAAGAAAAAGCTTTTCAGGCAGAAATTAAAACAGGTTCTAAAGTAATTACTTCTAGTGGAATTCACGGAAAAATTACAGAGGTAAATAATACAGATAATACTGTAACAATAGAAACTGGTGCAGGAAGAATAAAATTCGAACGTTCTGCTATTTCTATGGAATTAAGTAAAAAATACTCAGCTTCACCAGCAAAAAAATAA